A segment of the Desulfonauticus submarinus genome:
AAACCATTTCTAAAAATGGAGAAATTTTAGGAGTTGCTGCTATAGATATTTCTTTAAAACTGCTTACCGAAATGGTAAAAAAAGCAAAGATAGGGCATGCAGGTTATATGTTGTTGATTCAAGATGATGGAGTAATTTTAGCTGACTCTAAAGATCCTCAGAATAATTTTAAAAAAATTAATGAAGTTAAACCGATTTATTCTAATTTATTTCAGTATGATAATACTTTTAAAGAAGTAAATATAGATGGAGTTAACTATTATGTTCAAGTTAAGACTTCAAAAATAGGTTGGAAGTTTTTTGTCTTTATCCCAGAATCTGAAATTATGCAAAATGTGTATAACTCTATTACTACAGCTACAATTTACTCAGGTATAGTATTAGTAATTATTGTAGCTGTCATTTTGTTAGTAACTCAGTTTAATATTTTGAAACCTCTTAGTAAAACAGTTGCTTTTTCTCAAGAAATTGCAAATGGAAATTTAAATGCAAAAATTAGCTTAAAAAATAGAGATGAGCTTGGAGATTTGGCAAATGCTTTGAATAATATGGGAGAAAGACTTAAAAGTATGTTTAGAATAGATGAGCTTAGAGAACTTACAGAAGTCCTTACTCGTTCTTCAGGATCAATGAATGAAATGTCAGATGAATATGCAAAACGAGCAGAAAGTATTGCAAGTAGAGCAAACACTGTTGCTGTTGCTGCCGAAGAAATGAGTGTAAATATGAGTAATGTAGCTCAAGTTATGGAAAGGTCGGCAGAATCGAGTAATACAGTGGCAACAGCTTCAGAAGAAATGAGTGCTACTATTGCTGAAATATCTAATAATACAGAAAAAGCAAAATCAATGACCACTGAAGCAGTAGGCAAAGCCCAGAATACTTCTGAACGAGTAAATAATTTAGGTGAGGCTGCTAAGGAAATTTCAAAAGTCACAGAAACTATTACAGCTATATCCTCGCAAACTAATCTTTTAGCTTTAAATGCCACCATTGAGGCAGCCAGAGCTGGGGAAGCTGGAAAAGGGTTTGCTGTAGTGGCTAATGAAATTAAAGAATTAGCCCAACAAACAGCAAATGCTACAGAAGAGATTAGGCAAAAAATTGACAATATTCAAAAAGCAACAGAGGTTACTGTAGAAGATATTAAGGACATTACCCAATCTATTAGTGATATTGACTCCATTATTTCTACTATTGCAGCAGCAGTAGAAGAACAATCTACCACCACTAGAGACATTGCAGAAAATATAGGCAGTGTTTCTCAACATATTGGAGAGGTAAATGAAAATGTAAATCAGAGCTCTCAAGTTGCAGGAGATATAGCCAAAGATATTTCTACAATTAATAGTGAAGTAAATGAAATGGCCACAAGCTCTGCTTTGTTAAAGGAAAGTGCTAAAGAACTTATTGCATTAGCCCAAAAATTAAAACAAATTATTAGTAATTTTAAAGTTTAATCATGCGTAGAAAAGATAGGGAAGCCTCTTATGAACAGGGGATAGAAATATTAAAAAAAGCAAAATACGGAAT
Coding sequences within it:
- a CDS encoding methyl-accepting chemotaxis protein, with amino-acid sequence MRVSLKVKLLFLILGGVLFSGVISFGIFGYYIKDISLSSFQDSIQKYLNQFDRSINIFINESKANVDAITKFYLVKKIDDSLTSHIDTNEATKTIPREDDKLGQKIVLFMKAIQQSHPNYLDVYIGTKYGGFLLARVDTLPAHYDPRKRPWYKEAVQQAGKIIISKAYTSTTGDATISIAKTISKNGEILGVAAIDISLKLLTEMVKKAKIGHAGYMLLIQDDGVILADSKDPQNNFKKINEVKPIYSNLFQYDNTFKEVNIDGVNYYVQVKTSKIGWKFFVFIPESEIMQNVYNSITTATIYSGIVLVIIVAVILLVTQFNILKPLSKTVAFSQEIANGNLNAKISLKNRDELGDLANALNNMGERLKSMFRIDELRELTEVLTRSSGSMNEMSDEYAKRAESIASRANTVAVAAEEMSVNMSNVAQVMERSAESSNTVATASEEMSATIAEISNNTEKAKSMTTEAVGKAQNTSERVNNLGEAAKEISKVTETITAISSQTNLLALNATIEAARAGEAGKGFAVVANEIKELAQQTANATEEIRQKIDNIQKATEVTVEDIKDITQSISDIDSIISTIAAAVEEQSTTTRDIAENIGSVSQHIGEVNENVNQSSQVAGDIAKDISTINSEVNEMATSSALLKESAKELIALAQKLKQIISNFKV